A genomic stretch from Deltaproteobacteria bacterium includes:
- a CDS encoding class I SAM-dependent methyltransferase codes for MQCPVCGGALSRKVHRRVRDFEHGLPVLADFDACPSCGLIAQVPPPNAAALATYYPRDYRPHAAAAVTNGVSLMTRLKNVQASLQIRRLAKFLPPRDQPILELGCGGGHFLRALDRHGYTNLTGIDRTPELGRALEGTRIRYRALDLDRSLDLGGPYQAIVMNYVIEHFVSPEAVLRACRKALAPGGRVLLLTPNSRAISHRVFGRYWSGLHAPRHTQLFHPGNLRLLAEKIGFGNLEMVYPTDPASWTLSFQNLIQGMKRTGRPPRAGTAWYSLALLPAWYPFALIETLARRASSMFAVLTA; via the coding sequence TTGCAATGCCCCGTCTGCGGTGGCGCGCTTTCCCGGAAGGTCCACCGCCGGGTGCGCGACTTCGAGCATGGGCTCCCGGTGCTCGCCGATTTCGACGCCTGCCCTTCCTGCGGCCTGATCGCGCAAGTGCCGCCCCCCAACGCCGCCGCCCTCGCCACTTACTACCCGCGCGACTACCGTCCCCACGCCGCGGCCGCCGTCACCAACGGCGTCTCGCTGATGACGCGGCTCAAGAACGTGCAGGCGTCGCTGCAGATCCGGCGGCTCGCGAAGTTCCTCCCGCCGCGCGACCAACCCATCCTCGAGCTCGGCTGCGGAGGCGGTCATTTCCTGCGGGCGCTCGATCGCCACGGCTACACCAATCTCACCGGCATCGATCGCACGCCGGAGCTGGGCCGGGCGTTGGAGGGAACGCGCATCCGCTACCGCGCGCTCGACCTCGACCGTTCCCTCGACCTCGGCGGCCCGTACCAGGCGATCGTGATGAACTATGTGATCGAGCACTTCGTCAGCCCGGAGGCGGTCCTGCGCGCCTGCCGCAAGGCGCTGGCTCCCGGCGGCCGCGTCCTGCTCCTGACGCCGAACAGCCGCGCGATCAGCCATCGCGTGTTCGGCCGCTACTGGTCGGGCCTGCATGCGCCGAGGCATACGCAGCTCTTCCATCCCGGGAACCTGCGCCTGCTCGCGGAGAAGATTGGCTTCGGCAACCTGGAGATGGTGTACCCGACGGACCCGGCTTCCTGGACGCTCTCGTTCCAGAACCTCATCCAGGGGATGAAGCGGACCGGCAGGCCGCCACGAGCCGGCACCGCCTGGTACAGCCTCGCGCTGCTGCCGGCCTGGTATCCGTTCGCGCTGATCGAGACGCTGGCGCGCCGCGCGTCGTCGATGTTCGCTGTCCTGACCGCCTGA
- a CDS encoding glycosyltransferase: MVDAEEDTLELVVVVPCFNEGRRLRAEGFRPLLSEPGTRILFVDDGSRDDTQDVLAAICAELGPRALRLDLPRNQGKAEAVRHGLLRAIQMGARIVGFLDADLATPAREMLRLVSTLRASRTQAVRRATIWAASSRPQPHSSSTCASTIPSVARRPSKSRHCSRQRWRNRSTRAGLSTWS; encoded by the coding sequence ATGGTAGACGCCGAAGAGGACACGCTCGAGCTCGTCGTCGTGGTCCCCTGTTTCAACGAGGGCCGGCGGCTGCGGGCGGAAGGGTTTCGGCCGCTTCTTTCGGAGCCGGGGACCCGCATTCTGTTCGTCGACGACGGTTCTCGCGACGACACGCAAGACGTCCTGGCCGCCATCTGCGCGGAGCTCGGACCGCGCGCCTTGCGCCTCGATCTTCCGAGGAACCAGGGGAAGGCAGAGGCAGTCCGGCACGGACTTCTGCGGGCAATCCAGATGGGCGCGCGCATCGTCGGGTTTCTCGACGCGGATCTCGCGACGCCGGCAAGGGAGATGCTGCGCCTGGTCTCTACGCTGCGAGCCTCTCGCACGCAGGCTGTGCGGCGCGCCACTATCTGGGCCGCGTCTTCGCGACCGCAGCCTCACTCATCCTCGACCTGCGCGTCTACGATACCCAGTGTGGCGCGAAGGCCTTCCAAGTCTCGCCACTGCTCGCGGCAGCGCTGGAGGAACCGTTCCACGCGCGCTGGGCTTTCGACGTGGAGCTGA